The Deltaproteobacteria bacterium HGW-Deltaproteobacteria-6 genome has a segment encoding these proteins:
- a CDS encoding 1-acyl-sn-glycerol-3-phosphate acyltransferase gives MIRSALLVTLGIAITAFFSFWSVVFSFFNNAENNVHKVANIWGRILLMLCNTKVEVIGSENILRGKPQVFMANHQSDFDILITLAHVPGQFRWIAKKELFAIPIFGQAMKSAGYIEIDRQNHEKALQSLDLAALRIRQGKSVMTFPEGTRSRNGEIKTFKQGTFYLAIQSGVPIVPISIIGSGDIMPKRSLKIKPGRIKLVIGKPINVKNYTLENRQELINHVRQVIIENYNAYRHDGTANIKDVQPEMKMAL, from the coding sequence ATGATTCGTTCGGCACTCTTAGTCACATTAGGCATAGCGATTACGGCATTTTTCTCCTTCTGGTCCGTTGTCTTTTCTTTTTTTAACAACGCGGAAAATAATGTTCATAAGGTAGCCAATATCTGGGGCAGAATTCTGCTGATGCTCTGCAACACCAAAGTCGAGGTCATCGGCAGCGAAAACATCCTGCGGGGCAAACCCCAGGTGTTTATGGCCAACCATCAAAGCGATTTTGATATTCTGATTACGCTGGCGCACGTTCCGGGGCAGTTTCGCTGGATTGCCAAAAAAGAATTATTCGCGATCCCCATCTTCGGCCAGGCCATGAAAAGCGCAGGCTATATTGAAATCGACCGGCAAAACCACGAAAAAGCCCTGCAAAGCCTGGACCTGGCGGCATTGCGCATCCGGCAGGGAAAATCCGTCATGACGTTTCCGGAAGGTACCCGCAGCCGCAACGGCGAAATTAAAACGTTCAAGCAGGGAACCTTTTACCTGGCGATACAATCCGGTGTGCCGATTGTTCCGATCAGCATCATCGGCAGCGGCGACATCATGCCGAAGCGGTCGCTCAAAATTAAACCCGGCAGAATCAAACTGGTCATCGGCAAACCGATTAACGTTAAAAACTACACATTGGAAAACCGGCAGGAGCTGATCAACCATGTCCGGCAGGTCATTATTGAAAATTATAACGCCTATCGACATGACGGCACGGCAAACATCAAAGACGTTCAGCCAGAAATGAAAATGGCGCTCTAA
- a CDS encoding flavocytochrome c yields MAEDKKITKSLTRRNFIKSAGTVAAVAGLASSGVALAPWKAEAAALPKKWDETYDVVVIGSGFAGLAAAYEAKKAGASVVVLEKMRTPGGNSIINGGVISAAGSPKEKEQGIQDSPELLLKDMLAAGLNLNHVELAKMVADNSNSTVQWTITELGVQYKDKLSQEGGHSVPRMYSTYNQSGSAIVTQQLAKLKELGIVPKTQSFLTQIYRDADGRVKGVQIREKYVFPNKDSGKAKNIKARKAVVLATGGFGNDVAFRTIQDPRLTAEFPSTNQPGATAESLREALRIGCTPLQLSWIQLGPWGSPDEKGMGLSPFFAQLCAAMYGLWIDTKTGKRFVNELADRKIRADAIIRVGNKCIAFTDAYGYALGEKLIAESLPKLIERGVVKKYDTLEQMAAAYDCPVEPLKGEIEKFNKGVLAGKDAEWGRYLQKNQKPLGPGPYYALRLTPKIHHCMGGVNMNVKAQATDIMTDKPIPGLYAAGEVTGGVHGAVRLGSCATLDCLIFGRIAGKNAAAEKAWS; encoded by the coding sequence ATGGCGGAAGACAAAAAAATCACAAAATCATTAACCAGACGGAATTTCATAAAATCCGCAGGCACTGTAGCGGCTGTCGCCGGGCTGGCCTCAAGCGGTGTCGCGTTGGCGCCCTGGAAAGCGGAAGCGGCCGCCTTGCCGAAAAAATGGGACGAAACTTATGATGTGGTCGTCATCGGCAGCGGATTTGCGGGACTGGCTGCGGCTTATGAAGCAAAGAAAGCCGGGGCATCCGTTGTCGTTTTGGAAAAGATGCGTACGCCGGGCGGAAACTCGATTATCAACGGCGGTGTAATCTCCGCGGCAGGTTCTCCCAAGGAAAAAGAACAGGGTATTCAGGATTCACCGGAACTCTTGTTAAAAGACATGCTGGCAGCCGGCCTCAACCTGAATCATGTGGAACTGGCCAAGATGGTTGCCGATAATTCCAACTCAACCGTTCAATGGACCATTACGGAACTCGGTGTTCAGTACAAGGACAAACTTTCCCAGGAGGGCGGTCACTCTGTTCCCCGGATGTACAGCACTTACAACCAGAGCGGTTCGGCCATCGTCACGCAGCAGCTGGCTAAATTAAAAGAGTTGGGCATAGTGCCCAAAACACAAAGCTTTCTGACCCAGATATACCGCGACGCAGACGGACGGGTCAAGGGCGTTCAGATTCGGGAGAAGTATGTTTTCCCCAACAAAGACAGTGGAAAAGCAAAAAACATCAAGGCCAGAAAAGCCGTCGTTCTGGCCACGGGAGGTTTTGGCAACGACGTCGCCTTCAGAACCATCCAGGACCCCCGCCTGACGGCCGAATTCCCCAGCACGAATCAGCCCGGCGCCACCGCGGAAAGTTTGCGCGAAGCCCTGCGCATTGGCTGCACACCGCTGCAGCTTTCCTGGATTCAGCTTGGTCCGTGGGGCAGTCCGGATGAAAAGGGCATGGGACTGTCGCCTTTCTTCGCACAGCTTTGTGCTGCCATGTATGGCCTCTGGATTGACACCAAAACCGGCAAACGCTTTGTCAATGAATTGGCCGACCGTAAAATTCGCGCGGATGCCATCATTCGCGTCGGCAATAAATGCATCGCTTTTACAGATGCCTATGGCTATGCCCTCGGCGAAAAGCTGATTGCGGAGTCCCTGCCGAAATTGATCGAAAGAGGCGTGGTTAAAAAATATGATACGCTGGAACAGATGGCAGCGGCATATGATTGCCCGGTGGAACCCCTGAAAGGGGAAATTGAAAAATTCAACAAAGGTGTTCTGGCCGGCAAGGATGCCGAATGGGGCAGATATTTGCAGAAAAATCAGAAACCGCTGGGCCCCGGTCCCTACTATGCTCTCAGGCTCACACCCAAGATTCATCACTGCATGGGCGGCGTCAATATGAATGTCAAAGCGCAGGCGACGGACATCATGACGGACAAGCCCATCCCCGGTTTGTATGCGGCCGGTGAAGTCACAGGCGGTGTGCATGGTGCGGTCCGCCTGGGCAGCTGCGCCACGCTTGACTGCCTGATTTTCGGCCGGATTGCCGGAAAAAACGCGGCAGCGGAAAAAGCATGGAGTTAA
- a CDS encoding cytochrome C produces MIHVIKIFAFMVSFLLFAGVAPAAQDHSQFISGPFKTGPDVTKKCLQCHGKQAGDFMKTPHWTWSTTQEVQGKGKVELGKKNAINNYCIALPSNNPRCTSCHAGYGWKDNSFDFSKPENIDCLICHDKTGSYKKLPAGSGHPAYQDTEFPPKSGKIWKALDLEKIAKSVGPTSRATCGACHFFGGGGDHIKHGDLDSSLGAPKRSIDVHMAVDGANMNCSSCHKTVNHVIPGKALSVSMTGSGLTLNCSDCHAGTPHGKNAILNKHSERVACQTCHIPTYAKALPTKIWWDWSTAGKDGPVQKDQYGQPLYDKQKGDFKWAKEEKPVYFWFNGSVDRYLLGEKMDPSKVTHLNYPRGDRNDKTARITPFKVMRGKQPYDAGNNVFAVPHLWAGYWKHWDWGQAMVDGMKVAGLPYSGKYGFAETDMYWKVNHMVAPKANALKCNDCHGKNGRLNWKDLGYAGDPGEKK; encoded by the coding sequence ATGATTCATGTCATAAAAATATTTGCATTTATGGTTTCATTCCTGCTGTTTGCCGGCGTGGCCCCGGCAGCGCAGGACCACTCCCAATTTATCTCGGGACCGTTCAAGACGGGACCGGACGTCACGAAAAAGTGCCTGCAATGTCATGGTAAACAGGCTGGTGACTTCATGAAAACGCCTCACTGGACATGGAGCACAACCCAGGAAGTTCAGGGGAAGGGAAAAGTCGAACTCGGCAAGAAGAACGCCATCAATAATTATTGTATCGCCTTACCGAGCAACAATCCCCGTTGTACAAGCTGTCATGCGGGCTATGGCTGGAAAGATAATTCTTTCGATTTCTCGAAGCCGGAAAACATCGACTGTCTCATTTGCCATGATAAGACAGGCAGCTATAAAAAGCTTCCCGCAGGATCAGGCCATCCCGCTTATCAGGATACGGAATTCCCTCCTAAATCAGGAAAAATCTGGAAAGCGCTTGATCTGGAAAAGATCGCAAAAAGCGTTGGCCCAACCAGTCGAGCGACCTGCGGAGCCTGCCATTTCTTCGGCGGCGGAGGCGATCACATCAAACATGGGGATCTGGATAGTTCTCTGGGAGCCCCCAAACGTTCAATCGATGTCCATATGGCCGTAGACGGCGCAAACATGAACTGCAGTTCCTGCCATAAAACCGTTAATCACGTCATCCCCGGAAAAGCGCTCTCCGTATCCATGACCGGAAGTGGATTGACGCTCAACTGTTCCGATTGCCACGCGGGAACCCCGCATGGCAAAAATGCCATTCTCAACAAACACAGTGAAAGGGTTGCCTGCCAGACCTGCCACATTCCGACTTATGCCAAAGCGCTTCCGACAAAAATATGGTGGGACTGGTCAACAGCGGGCAAAGACGGACCTGTCCAGAAAGATCAATACGGCCAGCCGCTCTATGACAAGCAGAAAGGCGACTTTAAATGGGCTAAAGAGGAAAAGCCGGTTTATTTCTGGTTTAATGGCTCCGTTGATCGCTATCTTCTGGGAGAAAAGATGGATCCGTCAAAAGTGACCCACCTGAATTATCCCAGGGGGGACCGAAATGATAAAACGGCCAGGATTACCCCGTTTAAAGTCATGCGGGGTAAACAGCCATATGATGCGGGAAACAATGTCTTTGCCGTACCGCATTTGTGGGCCGGTTACTGGAAGCACTGGGACTGGGGCCAGGCCATGGTTGACGGGATGAAAGTCGCAGGTCTGCCCTACAGCGGAAAATACGGCTTTGCGGAAACAGACATGTACTGGAAGGTCAATCACATGGTAGCCCCCAAGGCAAACGCGCTAAAGTGTAACGACTGCCACGGCAAGAACGGCAGACTCAACTGGAAAGATCTGGGTTATGCCGGCGATCCTGGGGAAAAGAAATAA
- a CDS encoding flavocytochrome c translates to MKKINQTEETLSRRNFLKTAGGVAAVAGLAASGLPLMTGQAEAACDVLPKKWDDTYDVVVVGSGFAGLAAAIEAKNAGASVLVIEKMPLHGGNSIINGGDFCAPGTKLQQENGVQDSAELMLKDMLKAGAYLNHPDLAKIVAYGARGALEWTETYIGAKYTKLNYHGGHSVKRAHGTINSSGSELVNKELSKAKEIGVKIQMRTRLVKFLSNKEGRIVGLEVRKDYKFPDDRSGKTAFIKAKRAVVLSSGGFSRDLKLRQVHDPRLTDRFESTNQPGATGEALLAACKAGAMDVQMDWIQLGPWTSPDEKGFGYVPLFCERLVGYGPMINPKTGKRFFKETGNRKERADAIILVGDPVIIMGDSYAVRKQIFPKALEKGMEAGAIKKFDSLDAVAKEYHIAVDVFLKEIERWNSFVEKKKDDDFDCMIFKDAKPTVEAPFYAARLWPKVHHTMGGLNIDQDAQVIGFDFKPVKGLYAAGEVTGGVHGAVRLGGVAMADCIVFGRIAGKSAAKEKPWG, encoded by the coding sequence ATGAAAAAAATCAATCAGACCGAAGAAACGCTCAGCAGACGGAATTTTCTCAAGACGGCCGGCGGGGTGGCCGCTGTTGCCGGACTGGCCGCAAGCGGCTTGCCTTTAATGACCGGACAGGCCGAAGCGGCATGCGATGTTCTGCCGAAAAAATGGGATGACACCTACGATGTTGTTGTGGTGGGCAGCGGCTTTGCGGGTCTGGCCGCCGCCATTGAAGCGAAAAATGCGGGAGCCAGTGTTCTGGTCATCGAAAAGATGCCGCTTCATGGAGGCAACTCCATCATTAACGGCGGCGATTTTTGCGCGCCCGGCACGAAGCTGCAGCAGGAAAACGGCGTTCAGGACTCGGCGGAGCTGATGTTAAAAGATATGCTCAAGGCGGGGGCTTATCTGAATCATCCCGACCTGGCCAAAATTGTGGCCTACGGGGCCAGGGGAGCATTGGAATGGACGGAAACATACATTGGCGCCAAATATACCAAACTCAATTATCACGGCGGCCACTCCGTCAAGAGGGCCCATGGAACAATCAACTCCTCGGGTTCGGAACTGGTCAACAAAGAACTGTCCAAAGCCAAAGAAATCGGCGTGAAAATTCAAATGCGCACCAGGCTGGTCAAATTCCTTTCCAACAAAGAGGGCCGAATCGTCGGCCTGGAAGTGCGGAAGGATTACAAATTTCCCGATGATCGTTCGGGCAAGACAGCCTTTATCAAGGCGAAGAGAGCCGTCGTGCTGAGTTCAGGCGGTTTTTCCAGAGATTTGAAATTGCGTCAGGTGCATGACCCCCGCCTCACGGACAGGTTCGAATCCACTAATCAGCCGGGCGCTACCGGCGAAGCATTGCTGGCAGCGTGCAAGGCCGGCGCGATGGATGTCCAGATGGACTGGATTCAGCTGGGCCCCTGGACAAGCCCGGATGAAAAGGGATTCGGTTATGTGCCGCTCTTTTGTGAACGGCTGGTCGGATACGGCCCGATGATCAATCCCAAGACAGGCAAACGATTCTTCAAGGAAACGGGAAACCGCAAGGAACGCGCCGATGCCATCATCCTGGTTGGCGACCCGGTCATTATTATGGGCGATTCTTACGCCGTCAGGAAACAGATCTTTCCCAAGGCGCTCGAAAAAGGGATGGAAGCGGGAGCTATCAAGAAGTTTGATTCGCTGGACGCCGTGGCGAAGGAATACCATATTGCCGTTGATGTTTTCCTTAAAGAAATCGAACGCTGGAATTCCTTTGTGGAAAAGAAAAAGGACGATGATTTTGACTGTATGATCTTCAAGGACGCCAAACCGACCGTTGAAGCGCCTTTTTATGCCGCAAGACTCTGGCCCAAGGTTCATCATACGATGGGTGGACTGAACATCGATCAGGACGCTCAGGTTATCGGATTTGATTTTAAGCCGGTGAAGGGTCTTTACGCGGCAGGCGAGGTGACCGGCGGCGTGCATGGCGCCGTGCGGCTGGGTGGCGTGGCCATGGCGGATTGTATCGTCTTCGGCCGTATTGCCGGAAAAAGCGCAGCTAAAGAAAAACCGTGGGGTTAA
- a CDS encoding flavodoxin translates to MPYTGCLVCHVAGEGKAGTLKGKVPGSHLHALKGVQCAQCHGKVKKPAPVEMAKCLACHGATAKLAEKTAKVKPSNPHESPHYGTDADCNLCHHQHARSENLCAQCHKFDFIVP, encoded by the coding sequence ATGCCTTATACAGGCTGTCTGGTTTGCCATGTGGCGGGCGAAGGGAAGGCCGGTACATTAAAGGGCAAGGTTCCGGGCAGCCACCTGCATGCTCTTAAAGGTGTGCAGTGCGCACAATGCCACGGCAAAGTAAAGAAACCGGCTCCGGTGGAAATGGCCAAGTGCTTGGCCTGTCACGGCGCAACGGCGAAGCTGGCCGAAAAAACGGCGAAAGTCAAACCGAGCAATCCTCACGAATCGCCGCATTACGGGACGGATGCCGACTGCAATCTCTGTCATCATCAGCATGCCAGGTCGGAGAATCTTTGCGCCCAGTGCCATAAGTTTGATTTTATCGTTCCGTAA
- a CDS encoding polysulfide reductase, which produces MVRSEESAWMGCVKDAAGRVINGGPLYFVFLIFFTLLFLAGVVSGVYSLFIAGSRHAYGTFREIPLALLIATYIFFVVASTGLCLVSSIGHVFGNRDFLPIAKRSVLLALITIISGFLVIGLEIENPFRMMIYFFTSPNFSSNIWWMGALYMMYMIFMAIEFVLLLRESHRVAAFFGFLSVAFGVAAHSNLGGIFAMLHGRDLWYGPFLPVYFIISAMMTGSAFIIFFSIVAQKLRKQAMEEDEKKSLLLVSKLAMLMIAAVMFMTIWKMITITTAGATLLITIYEMISGAHAFNFWVLEVTCGMVIPFFLFLLSGGRKQSLMIVAASFMIFSIFFMRLDLVVTAQIVPLYWELGVKEFSQLLTYTPTWREILVAMGGAGFCGMAFLLGEKIFNGFGDVRCDEPVENGKTESEP; this is translated from the coding sequence ATGGTGCGTTCGGAAGAATCAGCATGGATGGGATGTGTTAAGGATGCAGCGGGCCGCGTAATAAACGGCGGTCCGCTGTATTTTGTCTTTTTAATTTTTTTTACTCTTCTCTTCCTCGCCGGTGTCGTTTCCGGCGTTTATTCCCTGTTTATTGCAGGCAGCCGCCATGCTTACGGCACCTTCCGGGAGATCCCGCTGGCGCTGCTCATTGCCACATACATTTTCTTTGTTGTGGCATCCACCGGGCTTTGTCTGGTTTCTTCCATCGGACACGTGTTCGGCAACCGAGACTTTCTGCCGATTGCCAAACGTTCCGTCCTTCTGGCTTTAATTACGATCATATCCGGTTTTCTGGTGATCGGGCTGGAAATCGAAAATCCCTTCCGGATGATGATTTACTTTTTTACATCGCCTAATTTTTCCTCCAACATCTGGTGGATGGGCGCCCTTTACATGATGTACATGATTTTTATGGCAATAGAATTTGTTCTGCTCCTGCGCGAATCTCATCGCGTCGCTGCCTTTTTCGGGTTCCTGAGCGTCGCCTTCGGTGTGGCCGCGCATAGCAATCTGGGCGGTATTTTTGCCATGCTGCATGGCCGGGATCTCTGGTATGGTCCGTTCCTCCCTGTTTATTTCATTATATCGGCAATGATGACGGGCAGCGCTTTCATTATCTTTTTCAGTATCGTGGCGCAAAAGCTCCGCAAACAGGCCATGGAAGAGGATGAGAAAAAATCGCTTTTACTGGTCAGTAAGCTGGCCATGCTGATGATTGCCGCCGTTATGTTTATGACGATCTGGAAGATGATCACGATAACCACGGCCGGTGCAACGCTTCTGATCACCATTTATGAAATGATCAGCGGAGCGCATGCCTTCAACTTCTGGGTATTGGAGGTGACTTGCGGCATGGTCATTCCTTTTTTTCTGTTTTTGCTTTCCGGGGGCCGGAAGCAAAGCTTGATGATTGTTGCCGCGAGCTTTATGATCTTCAGTATCTTCTTCATGCGTCTGGATCTGGTGGTGACTGCACAAATTGTTCCTCTTTACTGGGAACTGGGCGTCAAAGAGTTTTCTCAATTGCTTACTTATACTCCCACGTGGAGAGAAATCCTGGTTGCCATGGGGGGTGCCGGCTTTTGCGGGATGGCGTTTTTACTGGGGGAAAAGATATTCAACGGTTTTGGCGATGTCCGTTGTGATGAGCCGGTCGAAAACGGAAAGACTGAGAGTGAACCATGA
- a CDS encoding twin-arginine translocation pathway signal protein codes for MIFKPFDTEKILEKSEKISEMDRRRFLKIGFAITGVFAGGSIVSLVSAAEKIFPPGSFMDRYPYKPHYCMVVRVDQCIGCRRCMRGCIDTNHVPDYGWRTLVLEREVPLAIGQKREFIPVLCNQCNNPPCVRACPVVATYKDKANGIVMMDNKKCIGCKICMVACPYDARYFNEEKHAIDKCDFCFESRLSRGEKNVACSVACPADVRVFGDLSNPKDRVYKLIHQLQKPVWVLKEHTDAKPNIFYMKG; via the coding sequence ATGATTTTCAAGCCGTTTGACACAGAAAAAATATTGGAAAAATCCGAAAAGATTTCCGAGATGGATCGCCGGAGATTTTTAAAAATCGGTTTCGCGATTACCGGTGTGTTTGCGGGAGGCTCAATTGTGTCGCTCGTATCCGCCGCTGAAAAAATATTCCCCCCCGGGTCCTTTATGGACAGGTATCCTTATAAACCACACTACTGTATGGTGGTCCGCGTGGACCAGTGCATCGGCTGCCGCCGCTGCATGAGAGGCTGCATTGACACCAATCATGTGCCGGACTATGGCTGGCGTACGCTCGTCCTGGAAAGGGAAGTTCCGCTGGCGATCGGACAGAAGAGGGAATTTATCCCGGTGCTTTGCAATCAGTGCAATAATCCGCCCTGCGTCCGCGCTTGCCCCGTGGTTGCGACATACAAGGATAAAGCAAACGGCATTGTCATGATGGATAACAAAAAGTGCATCGGCTGTAAAATCTGCATGGTGGCCTGCCCGTACGATGCCCGGTATTTCAACGAGGAAAAGCACGCTATCGACAAATGCGATTTTTGCTTTGAATCAAGGCTTTCACGCGGCGAGAAAAACGTTGCCTGTTCGGTGGCGTGTCCGGCGGATGTCCGTGTTTTCGGCGACTTGTCCAATCCAAAGGATCGCGTATATAAATTGATTCATCAATTGCAAAAGCCCGTCTGGGTTCTTAAAGAACACACGGACGCCAAACCCAATATATTTTATATGAAAGGGTAG
- a CDS encoding cytochrome C: protein MHKRFLMIFNLLLICFAPVTTMAADVVAAGILYTKPIESVIFTHQDHAQKDFSCSTCHSGLFEMEALNAQKSKDFTMDSLYKGKYCGACHNGKKAFASDTQCARCHSGFAALAPAREVLAYKSSVMLGKGDKGVAFHHETHVKKATCRSCHPSLFKPKEGATKITMTDHGRNQYCFTCHDQKRKDTFAWSDCSRCHKKAIPSPKEAIHFGKGAKAVSFKHESHQLKAGCKACHPQMFAYGRSGARIDFNDHVNGKSCFTCHAAKDGSAFYDCNRCHKDKPAAKKSAYYPAVLKYKTPVQNVYFHHASHATFSCNQCHPQPFTVKKGQTKMTMSEMYQGKTCGMCHNGDKAFSSRDCARCHKK from the coding sequence ATGCATAAACGTTTTTTGATGATCTTTAATTTGCTTTTGATCTGTTTCGCGCCCGTAACCACGATGGCGGCCGACGTGGTTGCTGCCGGCATTCTTTATACCAAACCGATAGAGTCCGTCATTTTTACGCATCAGGACCATGCGCAGAAGGATTTTTCCTGCAGCACCTGCCACAGCGGTTTGTTTGAGATGGAAGCCCTCAATGCCCAGAAAAGTAAAGATTTCACCATGGATTCCCTTTACAAGGGGAAATATTGCGGAGCCTGTCATAACGGCAAAAAAGCTTTCGCTTCCGATACGCAATGTGCGCGCTGCCATTCCGGTTTCGCAGCCTTGGCGCCCGCCAGAGAAGTCCTTGCCTACAAATCATCCGTGATGCTGGGCAAGGGCGATAAAGGTGTGGCGTTTCATCATGAGACGCATGTCAAAAAAGCAACGTGCCGCAGCTGCCATCCCTCCCTGTTTAAACCCAAAGAAGGAGCGACAAAAATCACGATGACGGATCACGGCCGGAATCAATACTGCTTCACCTGCCATGACCAGAAGCGCAAAGATACGTTTGCCTGGAGTGATTGCAGCCGGTGTCATAAAAAGGCCATTCCCTCTCCGAAGGAAGCCATCCATTTCGGCAAGGGCGCTAAAGCCGTTTCTTTCAAGCATGAAAGCCATCAGCTTAAAGCGGGCTGTAAAGCCTGTCATCCGCAAATGTTTGCCTATGGGAGGAGCGGAGCCCGGATTGATTTCAACGATCATGTCAACGGAAAATCGTGCTTTACCTGTCATGCCGCCAAAGACGGATCTGCGTTTTACGACTGCAACCGCTGTCACAAAGATAAGCCTGCCGCCAAAAAATCGGCTTATTACCCCGCTGTGCTGAAATATAAAACGCCGGTGCAGAATGTTTATTTCCATCACGCCAGCCACGCGACGTTTTCGTGTAATCAATGTCATCCTCAGCCGTTTACCGTTAAAAAAGGCCAGACAAAAATGACCATGTCGGAAATGTATCAGGGCAAGACCTGCGGCATGTGCCATAACGGTGATAAGGCATTTTCCTCGCGCGATTGTGCCAGGTGCCACAAGAAGTAA
- the ccsB gene encoding c-type cytochrome biogenesis protein CcsB, protein MINTTILSWVTFIYFAAFVFYLFRMILGREFWGKLATWTALMGLAAQSLALIIRWKTSYDLGMGHAPLSNFYESLIFFAWTIVLLYLLMEWRLKNRSIGVFVMPVAFLIMAYASIAPGINNRIEPLIPALQSNWLTSHVLTCFMGYAAFTVAFALGIMFLIKRAAGADSSNTNAFIRLMPSEYQMDELMYSSAALGFIFLTLGIVTGAVWAHYAWGSYWSWDPKETWSLITWLTYAVMLHARLVRGWRGRRMAIMAIVGFGCVLFTYLGVNFLPSLHSYM, encoded by the coding sequence ATGATCAATACAACCATTTTGAGCTGGGTCACGTTCATCTATTTTGCGGCATTTGTTTTTTATCTTTTCCGGATGATCCTGGGAAGGGAATTCTGGGGAAAACTGGCGACCTGGACGGCGCTCATGGGTCTTGCCGCTCAGAGCCTTGCCCTGATCATACGCTGGAAAACATCTTATGATCTCGGCATGGGGCATGCGCCTTTGTCAAATTTTTATGAGTCCCTGATTTTTTTTGCGTGGACGATTGTTCTGTTATATCTGCTGATGGAGTGGCGGCTGAAAAATCGCAGCATCGGCGTTTTTGTCATGCCGGTGGCGTTCTTGATTATGGCTTACGCCTCCATTGCTCCGGGTATCAATAACCGCATTGAGCCTTTAATCCCGGCACTGCAAAGCAACTGGCTGACCTCGCACGTACTGACCTGTTTTATGGGTTATGCCGCGTTTACCGTGGCATTCGCGCTGGGCATTATGTTCCTGATCAAGCGTGCGGCTGGCGCGGATTCATCCAACACCAATGCTTTTATCCGGCTGATGCCGTCCGAATATCAGATGGATGAACTGATGTATTCCAGCGCCGCCCTGGGATTTATTTTTCTGACACTGGGGATCGTAACCGGCGCAGTCTGGGCGCACTATGCCTGGGGCTCTTACTGGAGCTGGGACCCGAAGGAAACCTGGTCGCTCATCACATGGCTGACATACGCCGTCATGCTGCATGCCCGTCTGGTGCGCGGCTGGCGCGGCCGCCGCATGGCCATCATGGCAATCGTCGGTTTCGGCTGTGTCCTGTTTACCTATCTGGGCGTGAATTTCCTGCCCAGTCTGCACAGCTACATGTAA
- a CDS encoding peroxiredoxin, producing MSRIKVGDVFGDFSLKSHTDVTVDTASIAGKKILLSFHPLAWTEVCAKQMQSLEAHFEVLQSLCTVPLGFSVDSVPCKKAWAKNLGIEKVDLLSDFWPHGGIAARMGIFIDKFGFSERANIILDEQRKAVFVKVYPIRELPDINEVLEFLKK from the coding sequence ATGTCAAGAATTAAAGTTGGAGATGTGTTTGGAGACTTTTCATTGAAGAGTCACACGGACGTGACGGTGGATACGGCGTCAATTGCGGGGAAAAAAATCCTGTTGTCTTTTCATCCGCTAGCCTGGACGGAGGTCTGCGCCAAACAGATGCAGTCGCTGGAAGCCCATTTCGAAGTTTTGCAGTCGCTTTGCACCGTCCCGCTGGGATTTTCCGTGGATTCCGTGCCCTGTAAAAAAGCATGGGCAAAAAATCTCGGCATCGAAAAAGTTGACCTGCTTTCGGATTTCTGGCCGCATGGCGGCATAGCGGCACGGATGGGCATTTTCATCGATAAGTTTGGTTTTTCGGAACGCGCCAATATTATCCTCGACGAACAAAGAAAGGCCGTTTTTGTAAAGGTCTACCCCATCCGGGAATTGCCGGACATTAACGAAGTTCTGGAATTTTTAAAAAAATAA